The Stigmatopora nigra isolate UIUO_SnigA chromosome 23, RoL_Snig_1.1, whole genome shotgun sequence genome includes the window TCAAATTGGCAGCCAAGACAgcctatttgtttatttttacacacaGCCCGCACAAAAGTCGCTTTGACATACCGTTAGGTATtcatggatttttatttttagcctgGCGACAACAAAGTGCAGTTTGTACTCGATAAGTTATCGGCCCTCAGAACGCATCGTGATGTCGtaggattattttttaaaaagcaaccaATGAtgatcatgttttctttttttaaatgtaaacaaagaattcaaatgcgGCTGTAATAGTAACTCAAAAGTATCAAAGTGGCCTatgttttctatatatttatatcacaCCAGAATATTTGCAGTGACTTCATTGCTTTTCTTTAACATATGTTACTCTTACTCACAACTGGGAAGAGAACCGCCCTGTACTTAGTTGACCCTaacttttttagtcaaaaaaaaatgggcctgATGTCATTGCATGCTGTGGTCTGAGGTCGCTTCACTCGCTTCTAACTTCCTCCAAAAAGTGCTTGGACGCAAAACGGGCTAAAAATGTGTTCGATTCCAACCACTGTTGGCTGAAAATAGCCTTCAGAAGggtattattatcattaatgAGTCAGCAGTTAAGATTAGaacctcgttttttttttgtatttttatttcacagCTAATTTATTCTCCTTTGTTTACATTTAGGAACTAGCGTCCGCTACATGAGCGACAAAGTATGTTTACGCTATTCTTTTAGTGAACTAAAGGAAACATTTGCTGAATAGCTGGTCAGACCGGTTAAGtcacgggtgtcaaactcagtttggttgGAGGGCCAAATTCATGCAAATTAGATCTCATGTTTGTTTTGGGCCTGGAAGGTAAGAATTTAAATGGCACgattgacgtcaatggcagtgaaagatgagcatgaagtgatttggacatctatcattgtcaatagcgGGCGATTTTGCATCACTTTTGGGGaaattttggaacattttctaACGAActaatcaatttgtttttagttcatttcaatgggaaacatttgtttgagttacaagaaaatcgacatacaagctcagtcccggaacgcattaagctcatatctcgaggtaccactgtataactGGGCATAGAGACAACCTACCTGAGCACACAAGTCCAGTGTGAGTAACATCAGAAGCTCCCGCTATGGCCACACATCAGTATCACCAACTGCCATCACCAAGTGTATGTTTACTATCCATGAAGGATCTGAACATTACATTTCATTATTAATATCCATCTTGATCAATTGAAGTAGAATTTGCACAAATCTGGCTTACCTGATTTTTCCACGTGTCCTTGAAGTATCCTGCTTTCCAATCATTATATATTTGCCCATTGAAAAATTCGCTCACAACTTTCACTTTGCAAAACAGATCTTTAGGACtcgaaaaataaaatatgtcccCCGCTTGTAATGTTTGTTCTTCTACGTGCACATGATCGCACTTAAATTACGCACAATTCATTTTAACGCTGGTTTCGAGTCGAAGTATCACATACACGTTAGCCTAGTTAGCTAACAATATCAATGCTAGTGATTGGCTATTGAGCGTGATTGCATCGCATTCAATGATTGGCTGTTGCGCGTGATTGCATAGGATCCAATGATTGGCTGTTGAGCGTGATTGTATCGCATCcaatgattggctggacacctgTGACTCACTGCGCTGGTGCATTGTTTTGTTTGGAATAGCAATGAAATACTAAAAgtaaaatagatatatttttacatgGTTACTATTTCATAGCACTTTTGAATTCTTTATGGACCTCCACGATCTATACAATTAATAATATAAACAATCAATACCTTcggattaattttaaaaaaagcatttattgATACAATTGTGATCCTTTATCTTGCTTTTCTTTTACTAGTCCTCATTAGAATTGAATCCAAGTTAATCATTCACATTTTACAACGTGATACCTGCTTATCGCAGTATCATTATGACTTTCGACCATAAACTGACATCATGCTAACTTCCAGAGTCTGTTTGTGTTTTCAGTTTCTTCCTTTTCAACGGGTTATTGCATATATCAATAAAGTTATTATTCAACATCAAGCTGCATTAATCTCTTTCAAAATGGCCCGAAACCAAAATAAAGTGAGTGTTTCTCATGTGAGGCGCGCTATGTGTGAGAAGCTCAGTGTACAAACGCCACAGGCGGTCGGCTCAGGGGATTTACCagctttcaggaaaaaaataaataaataaaaacacttgtgtgtgtgtgtgtgtatgaggagtaaagaaaaaaaacaaggcgtgTCACCCTACTCTAAATCAGGCTTTTTGGTTGGGCCGCACAACATGGGCCCACGGGCTCCTTGGATACATCACATGctagctcaggggtgggcaaacttttcggcatggtggccacattgactttaaaaaattgacagatgggccgggtcagcacaagatacgatacatataaaaaagtgcatctgttaacagtacatatgaaacattaacagaaaaaaggcctaacatactcatcactcatcattaaaataaaaagtaaaaagtacaaagtaaagtaaaaaggaatgtgttaagaaatattaaaatgtcagttaaaaaaaagatagaggggctgtaaaaaacgaaaaacaaataagagtggacagaacaactgccactggcttccatgtgGTGGCGctatcttggggtaaaaaaaaatttggacaacatcggcgggccggattaaaaagccttgcgggccggatttggcccgcgggccgtattttgCCCAAAGACAATCGATAGCGTCTAAAGTTGACATAGCGACAGATGTGCTCAAAACAAACagtgatagaaaaaaatagccACTACCCCCACGCCAATCAGACATATTGGAATGCTTTACTGTGACCTGACTGCGACCCACGTGCGAACGCCGACGCTTCCTGTAGCCACACGTCCGTCCTCGGGTCACGCTAGCGACGAGTGAAAACACAAACTTTTATTAGCGCactggaaagaaaaacagtaaCGACGATCAGGAGGCGATTGATGGAGAAAAGTACAAGCAAGATGGCGTGGAAAATCCGGCGTAATTAATAGCAGCTTGCGAGGGGATGTCGCATTTCCACACGAAAACACATTCTGAGGGAATATCCGCACCGCGCTTTCCTCCAAGTAGTGAGCTCATTCTTTTATAGGCCTTCTGGTGAATATCTATTCATAGCCTTCAGTGTTGTTTATGGCCCTCGTTTGTTATCTGGAGCAAAAATTACAGCACATCAACTTGGTTAATGTGACTGCTTTTCCTGACACGGCCCGGAaggtaataataacaacaacaaagacaaacaaacatcaaaAGATGCAGGGGGGAGAAAAAACTGCATGTCATgatatttgacattaaaaatggattgataactgtattttcacgcatataagccgtatttgttgctaaaaaaaatgctctctgattcaagggtacggcttataggcGCATACATTTCTTGATGTgcaccaaactgcaaagtgaccaagacaaaaaaaacataacgcaagacaaaaGTGGCtgatacagtcatttatttcaaaatagagaaaagataagcaGATAAAATGccatacaaaatgtattttgatgtctatggatgagattcaagaaaataaataaaccgtatcttgcataaaagtGGAAAGAACTCACTTACtagtgcctgccattgctcactcagggcgccgccatcttgcctAACTgttacggacacacttcctggttgttcTGGTcatgtgacttccttttttaaatttgacacACCCTcacagtatctcaaaaataccactttttcataagattttctcttcaaagtaacacatttgtacttcctattaaaatcacgaatatggaggtgaattggacagcttatacaagagaaatcataacattcaaccattttaaagggtgcgacttatatgcagaGGCGATTCTATaggcgagaaaatatggtaattgcaaTTCTGGGCTGTGTTCATTtagtgaggtcaaaggtcaaacacAGTAGAGCGGAGGTATTACCCACGTACGCACACTGATAGCCACAGAGGGGAAAAAGGCAGCCAATGAAACGAATTGCAGTGCCCGTGTGTTTTCTGAAAAGAACAGTCTGTACCGTCCTGATGTCCCGCCCcctcccctgcgattggctacgGTCTAAGTGGTGTGCTTTttctgggctctcattggccaAGCggcatggcattttttttctttccctcacATGCCTTCACTGAAGTTTTTTTGCCTGCttgggctttttcttttttttccttttttttctttttaaggccATTTGTGCTCACTTACTATCGTGTAGTTGTTGCCAAGTGCATGTGAGGTTACACTAAAAAGGCAAATAAGCTCCTAGTCCATTTAGCAATGGCGAAAAATTGGAAATAAAACCTGGAAAACATTTATAGGCTCAGTTTGTAACcgtttatttctgttttaaaaacGATTAGaagatatttacaaaaaaacaataagatgTCGCTTTTGGGGAAAAGCTGCATGTACACTCAAAAcgcaaaacataaataaattagtatcatttttcagtgtttttcaaaacaaaaggcaCACAGGTACACTTCGGTTAAAAACCCTCATTGAGACAGTGCAAACTTTGTTTCACTGCCGTcgatataaaaatgaattatagtGCAAATTTCCTGTTCCACATGAATTTCACATATTTGCATAAGTAGCCCagtgattattttgttttgtttttaaaataaaaaacatcattcatgATCTGGAATTCAACACAAGGGCagtcaaatatcattttttttagttcttagGATTTTTGACAAATACTGTGAAATTTGGTCAAATATTGCTCATCTAAAAAAGGCACAAACTTTGGCAAaaccctgattttttttcaataaaaattgtgaaataaAAAGGGGGCACAATAAAAGACCATGTAAACTTTTTTGAGACTATacccagctaaaaaaaaatggaaccttGCCAATGTAACAATCTAAAACACTAACAAGCCATCATACAAACACAATAAATTCATCCAACCCTGACTTGCTAAATTTAAAAAGACGGAATACCTGAATAACAATACATTTATGACcacttgaacaaaaaaaaaaaatcttttaggGTGGGAAATTGCACCGCAACTCCCCCCTGTGTCAAAAAAattcacacatttaaaaaacaggCATAAAAAAGCAGAATGCTTTTCATGtgctacatatttaaaaaaaaacaacaacagctctTTAAAAATAGATAACACAAAATGGAGGGCTAGGAGGGATACTCATCAATTTGCACACTTGCTACATTGTCTGCTGCTTCTGAGGCCATTTCAGAATAGAAATAATATGAATAAGAGTGCCAAAACTTGATAGTGTATATTTGTCAGTGCTTGTGCAGCCTCTATTGCCTTCCTTTTGGGCTTGCTGAGGAATTTCATCTTAATGCTGCATCCTGTAAAAAAAGTAGGCATGTCCTTGAACGCAccatttacaaaaacatgcattaatcATGTGatcaattcatgtttttttgttttttttaaatatgtaagatGCGTTTTCTGAGTttgaaatgtaataaaaagcAATAATAAAGTGATTCTGACCCGGTTTATTACACTTCTGCTCCGGACCCCCCGGGCGGCTGGTTGTCGTCGTCTCCCCGGGAATGTGACCTCTTTTTCGGGCACTCACTCGGTGAACCTGTCGGCAGATAAAAAGTCGTTTATTGATAGGAAAAGCGAGATGTAGACtcattaaaatcaaattaaccATTGCAGGAAATGcaaaagaatataaaatgttttgaagggaaggagggagggctTTATTTTGATCTGTTTTAATGGGGCGAGTAGGCGTTGTCGTCACCTGCAGCATCCGACGCTCTTTTCTTGGACGAGTCTGTGTTTCGACTCCGTGGATCAACCCCCCCGGAGTCGTTCCTACTCGGCTCCCCCAGCCTCTGGCGCGGTGGTCGGGTGTAAAACTCCGGGGCGTCCCGGTCCTGCGTCCACTCAAAGTCGCCACCCGGGAGCGCCCTGTCTTCAAGCAGGTCGAAGTTATATCGTTCCGCAAAGGAGCGTACGTTGTCCCCGAGAGTAGCCGTTAAACGAGCCTCAATCTCCGCCGGGTCAGGTGTGCCAAAAAGGTTCCTGCATACCGGGGGTCGAACGCGATCCTGCTGTCGCGGGTCGCCTCGTTCCAGCGGCGGACTCGTATTGGAAAGACGCACGTCTGACATTTTGTTGCACATATGTTGCGCGCGCACACACCaaacgcacgcacgcgcacagAAAAAAACACGCTAATCCCAAATAGTATTCCTTAAATCAAAACAGGGGCGCGTACTCCAGTgcgccatgcaaaaaaaaaaaatagaaaagtccCGAAAAAAATAATCCACATAAAAGATTTAAAGGGCTCTCCTGTCAAGCGGATAGAAAAAGCTGCAAACACATCCACACGTAGGCAAAAGTCAGGTCCTAAGAGCCAACATGGCGTAAGAGTGAGACGTGCGTGAAGAAGGCAAGTTGACATGAAGGGACTATTTAAACAGAGGAGGCCATTCATTGGTCCACGCGCTTGCATCGGACCCGCCCACTAAAGGAAAGGCTTTTAAAGGAGTACGAATATAGACAGTATTTATATGCCGAGAGCTCTTACGGCACAGTTAAAGCTTAACTGGCAGCCATCTTTGGACAGAGGCTGATTTTTGTCTTATATAAAAAGGAAAACTACACATTTTACTATAATTCTGGctgcaaaaatcattttgtaaaatataaaaaaaatattttaaaaaaagctaaaataaacattgttttagatctataaaaaactgaatattcagggattttaatacggttcttttaatccatttatattaaaaaaaatctaaatattatatataaaatgatccggcccacccgagtctgacacccttgatctataGGATTAAGTGTCATTCTAGGATTTagtgtcataaaaaaaacaaatccgaTTACAAGTGACACCACTACATACATAACGTTCCATTTACGAGTTGACTATTCCTTGATGATGTCACAACATCCACACAAAGCTTTAATGCTCAAGGCCACTATAGTAGAACCCAACTTTGTTTGTTTACGGCCTGTTAATCATTTATCAGTCGTTGCTATCTCTTGCTCAGTCAAGAGTTTGCTTGTATACAGTGAACGGATAGAGTTGGATCATGTTCTGGCGAGGGAGTACTATCACAAGGATCAGCTGACTGCAAACATGTCGACGAGACGTGATTCAATTGCGGGCCGACCAATCAACGGCGTGATTTAATCATTGTCGATGACTTGACGCGAATTAGAGCAGAGTgaaaagcaaacattttcatTAGAAGACTATTTAAATTCCTGCCGGTCGTTAACATTCAAACTAACGGTTGAAAGAAATAGTTTGTTGGGACTAGAACCAAAGACAATGCATTTAGGCAGCCATTAGTCCATAGTTAATTGATTATAAaagtaattttaaatatattctctTAAAATATCTTCTTAATATCTATCTTAATACATATATAGTCTCTTAAAAGTAAATCTATTGTGTCTTTCAGGCTgtagtttttcagtttttattagaaaatcgtTTGACAAAAGAGCCACCTCTTCTGtatatttaaaatcatttttttaaagattaaaaaacattcatatatgttttacattttatatttttagttaccataaaaatacaacataaaaaggtcagaaaaataaataaatatggcccACTTTCTGTATCCCTCAATGAAaacgttcattcattttgtgctattataaaagaacaaaatagtAAAGTAGTCAAATAACTGCCAAAAAACAATTAGCGTCTAATCAACTATCAAAATAATTATCTGTGGAAGCCCTGATTCTTTCTCCCCTACTCTTCTGTATCAAGTATTGTAGTTCTCAATAACTTCATGAATGTAAATACCATATTTAAAAAGTACCGTATGCTTATGATGATGACTTTTTGGCCAGTTCTATCCGGATCTGGTGGGGAAACTGCTCCAGATTCTTGTTGACACAACGTAGGCAGAACCTCTTGGTGTAGAACAGACTGCAGTCCTTTCAATTATTGAGAAATAGTACATAGTAAATGTGACAGCTCAACTTTGTGTTTTGGGTGCTAATAAGTACACTAAATTGATTTCACAAAGCTCACTCAACACAAAGTGCACGGTATCACATGATAACCAAGTTATAAAGGGAAAACTATCAAAATCACAAGGAAATGAGTGCAGAATCCTTACCGAACCAACACAAACAGTGACTCCACACGAGCTGCATTGAGaacccaaaatgagaaactTCTCTTTATCTGGACTGAACGGGTCTTTCGTTACGTAGCATTCTTCCAGTAACCTGTACAAGGACACACAACATTAATTTAGATGCACAATTATCACAGAATAGGATGAAATTGTGAGGGGGAATAGAAACATGTGGTGCGCTCGTAGGCGCTAATCATGTTAGCATTAGCCCACACACATTTAACATCTATTCCACTTACACAATTGCTCTGGTGTTTGGTGGCTTCTGACCAAAAGACGTGTAAGGACAAGACAAACCACACGACTGGCATGTAAATGTCATTTGACGGCATTCGAGTGTAGTTTCTTCCATTTCTTTTGCGAGCTAAAACAGCTCATTTGTTACTTTGGAGTCAGTTGTTGTTGGGTGAACCTCCACTGCCACCTAGAGGACTGGGGggaatttacaacaacaaaggatcgttttttccagtttataATGTCTTATGCCGTGTTTttctacaataataataataataataataatacaaaaaacagtcttacatttaaaaaaaactcaaggtaATTGTTTAAAAGGATAATTCCACCTAAAGACACCAAAATATACTgctataaattatttaaatgtttatttttacagcTGTCACCTGTCTAAAGTACAACGATGTCCTAAAAATTGACATTGCACTTTCAAATAATATTGCTCTATAGTTtcaaagatgagtttgacaATATACAACTTTGTGATTGTTAAAATATGTTATTCCAATGTAAAATAGTGTATGTAAGATGAGGGACATTATACATTGTTCAAGTTGTACATATACTGCAATTCTAAATGATTAGCAATGGAATTGATAAGTAATGCCACACCTTAACTATGatccaaaagtaaataaatacaattaaacaaaaaaaccctccacacacacacatctgttGAAATTTTAGCTattagtatggctttttatcccCCACAGTGGTCACTATAGTGTGAGGCACATTCTCACAGTTTAAGGCACAAaactatcattaaaaaaatctgatataaTATTGTACAAGTTTAAAACACTACATCGCACTTTGAAGGCAACATTTTTGcatgtcctttaaaaaaaatacaaatctacAGTATATATTGTTACATGCTATAGCAATTAGTACATGTCCCTGTAGATCTCCTGTAAAAGGGGATGAAGCGACGCATCCTCCGTGGATTTGATTTCCTGCACTAATTTGGCGTGCTGGGTCACCAATTCCCGCAGGTCTGCCAATTTCTGCAAGAGTCTCGGGAAGAGGAAGGCATCATCAGGGTGATTGGCCTGCAGGTGGAGCCGCAGAGCGAGCACAATGCCTTCCTGAAGCTGCTCTACCAGACTTGCTTCCACCAGACCAGGACGGtctaaaaaaagagggaaaataggGCAGGTTAGGGATTGAAACCATCATCTCCAGAGTGGGAAACTCACCTCCACAGCAGATGATGGCAGCCACGAAGAGGGCCAAGTCGCTGTCGTCCAGTTCTAGGGAGTTAAAGCGGGCGGCGAACTGGAATTTGGGCTCCATCATGTCACTGAAGGGCCGCCGCAGGTTTTTGAGAAACTCGCGGGTGATGAACCCGCCGCCACGTGCCACCAGGAGCCCGTCTTTGTTCATGCATGAGGCCAGGAGTGTGAAGAGGGCCTCGTAGACGCCGTACTTGAGGAGagtcacctaaaaaaaaataaaacataatggGATTCATGGGAAGTAATGGGACTATTTTGTGCGAGAGACTTTCTGAGTCcctgaatattgagttttttatagatctaaaacattgtttattttagctttttttatatatatatttttagattttacaaaaatatttttgaattaaaaacagaaacaaaaatggattaaaaaatgccaattattgatttaaatggggggaaatcaggaaatttaatatacatctatactcttcatgtGCCTTAAAGTCAAATGACTCAAGTATCCAATGTGTAAATTTTGGCGATGAAGTTTTCCCCTAAAACATGTGTCAAAGTCAATACCTGATCATTCAAGTCGAGATTCTGGAAGCTAGGAATGGCTTTGGCGAACTCGGTGAGCTCCGTGACCGTCTCCACGGAGGTGCTTTGGCAGCAGTGGAATAGTCTCGCTTCGGCTTCCCTCTCCCGGAGCCCCCCGCAACCCACGGCGGCGATCAGCACCCCCGCCGGGAGCCCGTCATCGGGCTCCGGGTTGCTCTTCTTCAACGCCACTTGCGCCGCTAGCGTCTTCTCCGCTAGCTGGAATGTCTCCATGTCGTGGATGACAAAAGGCTTCCGAGAAAGACAAAGTGCGTTACAAAGAGAAATGGGAAAAAGTCACGGATGCTAATGTCGACTCACCGGCTCGCTGGCTTTGCCGGTGAGTATGAGCCGAGCTTTAGCTTTGTTCATGTTGAAGTTCTTCATGTAGGCTTTGTGGATGCGCCCGATGAGGACCTTGTGGTCGGAGAGTGTGGGGTTCACTTCCTTCTTCTTGTCCGTCTCCGTCTTGCTTTCGGCCTTCAGTTTCATCTTCTCCGCTTGGGGCATTCGACCAAAGCGGATGGCTGTGGAGCAAATGCTGCCATGTCAGTTCAATGTTAGCATATGGCTAACACACTGACATTACATTGAAATAGCTTAATTAATAGCTTAAGGCCGCCTGATAACAATTTAGGGCTATCTAAGGATGGTTTTGTTTCAAAAGTATGGATATCCACAGTACACTAGGGCAAAGCTGTTATGTTAAGCAATACCTTAAACATGTTAACAGTATTAGTCAGCAAAATGGGGTCTCACCATTGTGGGACATGCCCACCGAGAGACACTTGTGGAAGCGACAGTATTGGCACTTGTTTCGATTCTTCTTGTATATTTTGCAGTGTCGTTCGCACTTGTCGTATTCCAGTTTTAGTCGGAGGGTTCTCCTGAAGAAACCCTATGGAGGACATAATGTgagacaataaacacaaatcaatcaataaaaatcAATGCTATCATATTCTTTCCATTCTACTTCTGTCTTTAACATAATCACCCGGTCAGTGTACTTGATGTGTTTCTTAAATAGACCCGTGTCAAATGCCACCTTTCTAAGACCCTCAAAGGAATTGCTACCAGATGTCAGACATATTATTATAAGCCACGGAGACATTTGTCACGTATGATCAAAAGGTAAACATGACATTGTGGACTATAAAGTGTTTGTAACTTCAACTTGTTCCCCATTGATATGAATACCCTGCCACTATGTGGAAAACCATATAAATTAGATTTCCACGTGTAAGCGCGAGCGTCACCGACGCTGGCTGTCAGCCAAGCGGGGGAGAGGTGACGAGTCACCCAAGGCCGTCGCGTCCCCGACCTAGCATGCTAGCTAGCCCTGGTACTTTCCACTGGTCACATACCTCCACATGCTAAACGCTAAAGTGACCCTATGCGGGGATATGACCTATTTAAGCCTCACCTTGCAACCCTCGCAGGCATGGACTCCGTAGTGGAAGCCTGACGCTTTATCCGAACACACTTTGCACTCCAGGTTGAGGGGGCCAGAGGCCTCGCCAGGTTCCGCCGCCTCCCGACAGCCCAACGGCGACGGACTGGAGGCCGGAGTCAACGTGTCTGCACCCAGACAACAACATAATTCAAAGAATAGCCATTCATGACGCTAACTTTAAGGGGAATTCTAGTCAGTAACAAACTGCTAACTCACCCAAAGCAATGAAGTTCTCCGATTCCGAACGGGAACTCGGGTACTCTGGGAAATCAAACCCAAGAGTGTCCTCTCCGATGGATTGAGAGATGTCCTGAAGGTCCTCCATGAGGTCATCACAAAGCGGGCTGTCCAAGAGGGAGTCCCCCAATGGAGATGGAGGACTGTAGTCATCTCCAGCCATGGTTGGATGAAGAAGACCTCACTCCCTAGGCTACAAGAAGAAAGTCTTAATCAAAACAGAAAAGTtttgttttgagaaaaaaaggccaagtCTGCCTGAGGCATTCCATAATAACAAGCAGAAGATATTGTTGtaatgtctgtctgtctacACCAGTTGCAACACTGTTATTGAAACTAACTATTTTGATATCAGCCATTTAAGGACGTTGTAATGTCAAATGacagttgtttatttttaatatggcTTTTAAAACTAGATGTACTGTTGTTATATCCTGATCAGGCATTCATTGTGTTTTACTTCCTCTACGGGGAAAATTTTAAGGTCATAGGAGAGGAAACGGGCAGGAATGCATGTCAACAAAGAATCACATGGATTCAAACCAAACGCGGAGGAAGCAAAATCTAAACAACATATGTGAGCCAGCTTcagaaaaacatgcataaaatgCATTCCAAATAGATTTGATAATACCACTAAGTCTGACAAGATctttaaaactacaaaaaaaagaattcccCTAAGCTGAAACATTGGAAAAGGATTCCAATTCCGTCAGATGACATGGCGGAAATCCTCTGAGTGGTTACTAATAATTTTTACGTAACATGAATAAACATTAAATGGTTTGAATTACCGCAGAATGTTAGTTCTCAAGCATTTTGATGAAAAATCCCACCGACGCTCGCTTGACAGGGAAAGAACGGATGGAAAAAGATAAACACATTCAGAGCAACTTCGTGTGCGTCCTCCTCCCGCCTGCCTTCAGTCAACACTTCGTCCGACGAAAATGACGTCAACAGCGAGCGACGGGGTCCTTCCTGACTCGACACACCTATGGTTTGGACCAATCATAGGGAGCGACATTTCTCAATGGACTCCAactttaaaataactatttCAAAACAGTCACTTTTATCATGTCTTTGAAGACCGTTTACGAgttagaaataaaataattttatttttctgttgtgTATTAGTgggaaaatgtaaatgaaaggCATTCCACTGGCACTATGTCAGCCAATCAAATGCGTGTCCCAGATTGCCTGACTGATCACGTGacaaaattattattcattatcaTGTTTGAGTCCACGTTGCATCTGAGTAAGACTGggtattaaacatatatttgtacatgttttattttaaaaaaaagacgagaattattgatatttttaaaatcaggTTAATTTCTGGTTACTTTTATCATCAGCCGACATAAGGATTCTTTTAAAGCTTGTCTACAGCACCCTCTAATGAGCCTAATTTTGTCTTCTACAGACAATTGTGCAAGTGTGTTTC containing:
- the pparaa gene encoding peroxisome proliferator-activated receptor alpha a, with amino-acid sequence MAGDDYSPPSPLGDSLLDSPLCDDLMEDLQDISQSIGEDTLGFDFPEYPSSRSESENFIALDTLTPASSPSPLGCREAAEPGEASGPLNLECKVCSDKASGFHYGVHACEGCKGFFRRTLRLKLEYDKCERHCKIYKKNRNKCQYCRFHKCLSVGMSHNAIRFGRMPQAEKMKLKAESKTETDKKKEVNPTLSDHKVLIGRIHKAYMKNFNMNKAKARLILTGKASEPPFVIHDMETFQLAEKTLAAQVALKKSNPEPDDGLPAGVLIAAVGCGGLREREAEARLFHCCQSTSVETVTELTEFAKAIPSFQNLDLNDQVTLLKYGVYEALFTLLASCMNKDGLLVARGGGFITREFLKNLRRPFSDMMEPKFQFAARFNSLELDDSDLALFVAAIICCGDRPGLVEASLVEQLQEGIVLALRLHLQANHPDDAFLFPRLLQKLADLRELVTQHAKLVQEIKSTEDASLHPLLQEIYRDMY
- the LOC144181264 gene encoding cyclin-dependent kinase inhibitor 1B-like isoform X2, producing MCNKMSDVRLSNTSPPLERGDPRQQDRVRPPVCRNLFGTPDPAEIEARLTATLGDNVRSFAERYNFDLLEDRALPGGDFEWTQDRDAPEFYTRPPRQRLGEPSRNDSGGVDPRSRNTDSSKKRASDAAGSPSECPKKRSHSRGDDDNQPPGGSGAEV
- the cdpf1 gene encoding cysteine-rich DPF motif domain-containing protein 1, which codes for MEETTLECRQMTFTCQSCGLSCPYTSFGQKPPNTRAIVLLEECYVTKDPFSPDKEKFLILGSQCSSCGVTVCVGSDCSLFYTKRFCLRCVNKNLEQFPHQIRIELAKKSSS
- the LOC144181264 gene encoding cyclin-dependent kinase inhibitor 1B-like isoform X1, whose product is MCNKMSDVRLSNTSPPLERGDPRQQDRVRPPVCRNLFGTPDPAEIEARLTATLGDNVRSFAERYNFDLLEDRALPGGDFEWTQDRDAPEFYTRPPRQRLGEPSRNDSGGVDPRSRNTDSSKKRASDAAGSPSECPKKRSHSRGDDDNQPPGGSGAEVMQH